In Candidatus Margulisiibacteriota bacterium, the following proteins share a genomic window:
- a CDS encoding methyltransferase domain-containing protein, which translates to MPSLLSRIVGSSSFWSGYFKFYDALAKMHSNTRLRREVALSLQLKPGGRYLDFACGTANVACTMLQLQPGIEIVGMDNNAAGLRIAQKKVPSASFVQSNMDAHLPFSSEVFNGVAVVNGLYLSKNPQLTLEEIKRIMRPTGLLVVSNPRAGSNPRNIVKEEISLASASFSKEYGTCRAWFELQKYKLELYAGFFKFAPFQLVLMGGSPHFEPTSYWQDLAINKVGFELVGLRTDLYGGDNDTFVLRKP; encoded by the coding sequence ATGCCGAGCTTACTAAGTAGAATTGTTGGCTCTTCCTCATTTTGGTCCGGTTATTTTAAGTTTTATGATGCTCTGGCCAAAATGCACTCTAATACGCGATTGCGCCGAGAGGTGGCATTATCCCTGCAATTGAAGCCGGGTGGTCGATATCTTGATTTTGCTTGCGGGACCGCAAATGTTGCCTGTACCATGTTGCAGTTACAGCCTGGCATTGAAATTGTGGGAATGGACAATAACGCGGCTGGGTTGAGGATCGCCCAAAAAAAGGTGCCGAGCGCGAGCTTTGTTCAATCAAATATGGATGCGCATCTTCCTTTTTCCAGCGAAGTATTTAATGGCGTCGCGGTTGTTAATGGCCTATACCTATCGAAAAACCCACAGTTAACTCTCGAAGAGATTAAGCGGATTATGCGGCCGACAGGTTTATTGGTAGTTAGCAATCCAAGGGCCGGCAGTAATCCAAGAAATATTGTTAAAGAGGAAATCAGTTTAGCCTCGGCCAGTTTTTCTAAAGAATATGGAACATGCCGAGCATGGTTTGAGCTTCAGAAATATAAGCTTGAGCTTTATGCCGGTTTTTTTAAATTTGCCCCTTTCCAACTAGTTTTGATGGGCGGAAGCCCACATTTTGAGCCGACCAGTTATTGGCAGGATCTGGCGATAAATAAAGTGGGGTTTGAGCTGGTAGGGCTTAGAACGGATTTATACGGTGGAGATAACGATACCTTTGTCTTAAGGAAGCCATAG
- a CDS encoding ATP-binding protein has protein sequence MPADKKTQIRYFFAGTFLAACVGGTSNIIIPLLTRSQSLYSLGAASTLFIVVFTAYAITKHHLMDISIVISRFFAELLTIGIHTSFYLLLVWGYLTYVGHNIGWVFLSLTIIYGIFVGQTHHNIRIFVQTTSDKLFLRGKYDYYKELSDVTTKVGEKMSLAEILKVLYSTFTNVIEISNPRIFLPEYFSDNEKSSKAYVIYDKTNFQPLTEGSIVPFDAKWLKALIDKRLPLHDIREIEAFLVIPCFVEERLIGFFALGSKLSEDAYTDEDLRLLRALANQAAMALDHTRSYEKIRADLEVVERQLERSQRLASLGTLTAGVTHEIRNPLTVIRGETERLANQPRDIEYLAGFRDLLIKHIDRISGIVNRMLDLAKEKPKQKIAIDLNELIDATLPLLSWGTIKVTRELLAAQQVNGDPEALQEVFINLLQNAIDSMPHGGQLTIKTFQENNRVVVLVSDTGKGIPPEIREKIFDPFFSSRHEGVGLGLSIAYRIVREHDGDISVESEVGKGTTFKLEF, from the coding sequence TTGCCAGCCGACAAAAAAACGCAGATTCGCTACTTTTTTGCCGGAACCTTTTTGGCGGCCTGTGTAGGCGGGACTTCAAATATTATTATACCTTTGTTGACCAGGTCGCAGTCTCTTTATAGCTTGGGAGCCGCCTCGACCTTGTTTATTGTGGTCTTTACTGCCTATGCTATAACCAAGCATCACTTGATGGATATTTCCATCGTAATCAGCCGGTTTTTTGCCGAGCTCCTGACAATCGGCATTCACACCTCCTTTTATCTGTTATTGGTTTGGGGCTACCTTACCTATGTCGGTCATAATATTGGCTGGGTATTTTTAAGTCTGACCATTATTTACGGGATATTTGTCGGTCAAACGCACCACAATATTCGGATTTTCGTTCAAACGACATCCGATAAATTATTCTTGCGGGGTAAATATGATTATTATAAAGAATTGTCCGATGTTACCACCAAAGTCGGAGAAAAAATGTCTCTGGCCGAGATCCTAAAGGTTTTATACAGCACTTTTACCAATGTCATTGAGATCTCCAATCCCCGGATCTTTTTGCCGGAGTACTTTTCGGATAATGAAAAGAGCTCCAAAGCCTATGTTATTTACGACAAGACGAATTTCCAACCCTTAACCGAAGGCTCGATCGTTCCGTTTGACGCCAAGTGGCTCAAAGCGTTGATCGACAAGCGGCTCCCGCTTCACGATATCAGGGAGATCGAGGCTTTTCTGGTCATTCCCTGCTTTGTGGAGGAGCGGCTGATCGGCTTCTTCGCCCTTGGCAGTAAACTTTCCGAAGACGCCTATACGGACGAGGACCTCCGGCTCCTGCGGGCGCTGGCCAATCAGGCGGCGATGGCGCTGGATCACACCCGCTCTTACGAAAAGATCAGGGCCGACCTGGAAGTGGTCGAGCGCCAGCTCGAACGTTCCCAGCGTCTGGCTTCATTAGGGACTTTGACCGCGGGGGTGACCCATGAGATCCGCAACCCCTTGACCGTGATCCGGGGGGAAACCGAGCGCCTGGCCAACCAACCCCGGGACATTGAATACCTGGCCGGCTTCCGCGATTTGCTGATCAAGCACATCGACCGGATCTCGGGGATCGTCAACCGGATGCTCGACCTGGCCAAAGAAAAGCCGAAACAAAAAATCGCGATCGACCTGAACGAACTGATCGATGCGACCCTGCCGCTCTTGTCCTGGGGGACGATCAAAGTAACCAGGGAGCTTTTGGCCGCGCAACAGGTCAATGGCGATCCGGAGGCTCTGCAGGAAGTGTTCATTAATTTACTGCAGAACGCGATCGACTCGATGCCCCACGGCGGACAGCTGACGATCAAAACTTTCCAGGAAAACAATCGGGTGGTGGTCTTGGTCTCCGATACCGGCAAGGGGATCCCGCCGGAGATCAGAGAAAAGATCTTTGACCCGTTCTTTTCTTCCCGGCACGAAGGGGTGGGGCTGGGGTTATCGATCGCTTACAGAATAGTTCGCGAACATGACGGCGACATCTCGGTTGAGAGCGAAGTGGGAAAAGGGACGACTTTTAAGCTGGAGTTTTAA
- a CDS encoding four helix bundle protein — protein sequence MESFQELKVWQKAHLLVICVYRATKVFPSEEKFGLTSQIRRSAASVPANIVEGYRRKSDKVLNNFLNIAAGSLEETKYHLILARDLNYFDVKVFAELFGNCEEVGRMINGLQKRLIT from the coding sequence ATGGAGAGTTTTCAAGAGCTGAAGGTTTGGCAAAAGGCGCATTTATTGGTTATCTGTGTTTATAGAGCGACAAAGGTCTTCCCTTCAGAAGAAAAGTTTGGGTTAACTTCACAAATTAGAAGATCAGCGGCTTCTGTTCCGGCAAATATTGTCGAAGGGTATAGACGAAAAAGCGACAAGGTTCTTAACAATTTTTTAAATATTGCGGCTGGTTCATTAGAAGAAACAAAATATCATCTTATTCTCGCGCGAGATCTTAATTATTTTGATGTAAAAGTTTTTGCTGAATTGTTTGGGAATTGTGAAGAAGTCGGCAGAATGATCAATGGGCTTCAGAAACGATTGATTACCTAA